Proteins from a genomic interval of Vanacampus margaritifer isolate UIUO_Vmar chromosome 4, RoL_Vmar_1.0, whole genome shotgun sequence:
- the LOC144050923 gene encoding phenazine biosynthesis-like domain-containing protein 1 encodes MEIPIFIVDAFTNLPFKGNPAAVCLLKQELCDELYQKIAAEMNLSETVFITTVEPSEDFTKGSRFRLRWFTPTTEVNLCGHATLASAAVLFKHKQNVNSAVVFETRSGDLSVVQQGEDLVMDFPLNPPTKQAPEHFRDLIKAAVGDHPVQDVYLSSNTKKLLLRLADTCDRSVLRSLRVNPEALLSSEKSGRVKGLIVTMKGSPDCQPAYDFYSRYFAPWNGISEDPVTGSAHTVLASYWSKELGKKKMHAFQCSERGGDLQLEVREDGRINIAGKSVTILQGTITV; translated from the exons aTGGAGATTCCTATTTTTATAGTGGATGCCTTTACCAATTTACCATTTAAGGGGAACCCAGCAGCTGTTTGTCTTTTAAAACAA GAGCTGTGTGATGAACTGTATCAGAAGATAGCAGCGGAGATGAACTTATCAGAAACGGTCTTCATCACCACAGTCGAGCCTTCTGAGGATTTTACAAAGG GTTCGAGGTTCCGTCTCCGTTGGTTCACACCAACCACGGAGGTCAATCTGTGCGGTCATGCTACTCTGGCCTCTGCTGCTGTGCTCTTCAAACACAAgc AAAATGTCAATTCTGCCGTGGTGTTTGAAACCAGGAGTGGAGATCTCTCTGTTGTACAGCAGGGGGAGGATTTGGTGATGGATTTTCCCCTCAACCCACCCACCAAGCAG gCTCCTGAACATTTTAGAGACCTCATCAAG GCCGCAGTAGGAGACCATCCTGTCCAGGATGTTTACCTTAGCTCCAACACTAAGAAACTACTACTCCGACTGGCGGACACCTGTGACAG GTCAGTGCTCCGCAGTCTTCGAGTCAACCCCGAAGCCCTGCTCAGCAGTGAAAAGAGTGGACGAGTCAAAGGCTTGATAGTCACCATGAaag GATCTCCTGATTGCCAGCCAGCATATGACTTCTACTCCAGATATTTTGCCCCTTGGAATGGAATTTCTGAGGATCCCGTCACTG GTTCTGCGCACACTGTCCTGGCTAGCTACTGGTCTAAAGAACTGGGAAAGAAGAAAATGCATG CGTTCCAGTGTTCCGAGCGAGGTGGAGACCTGCAGCTGGAGGTGAGAGAAGACGGAAGAATCAACATAGCGGGAAAGAGCGTCACCATATTGCAGGGGACAATCACAGTGTAG
- the hnrnph3 gene encoding heterogeneous nuclear ribonucleoprotein H3 has protein sequence MSSNEEGYVVRIRGLPWACTQMEVASFFSDCDIIGKVNGVCFTYSKEGRPSGEAFIELKTPEDFKNALCKDRKYMGHRYIEVFKSNRSEMDWVLKRSGPADYDSSSGCMLRLRGLPFGCSKEEIVQFFSGLRIVPNGITLPVDYQGRSTGEAFVQFASKEIAEKARGKHKERIGHRYIEIFKSSRVEIRDYLDEPRRVVGAQRPGPYDRPVMEGPRGGYFASGPSRSGSLMDSMRGGGGYGGVYGHSFDGYNGLSSYGFGNCIFDERIREDRGGRGGSYSRHNDGGSNYNGGHFVHMRGLPFRTSEMDIAKFFSPLNPLRVHIDVALNGKLTGEADVEFRSHEDAVAAMSKDKNHMQHRYIELFLNSTASEVESSRGGGYYSNSGGGSRSSGLRGAY, from the exons ATGTCTTCCAACGAAGAGGGTTATGTGGTCAGGATAAGAGGACTTCCTTGGGCCTGCACCCAGATGGAAGTGGCCAGTTTCTTTTCAG ACTGTGACATCATAGGCAAAGTCAACGGAGTGTGTTTCACGTACTCCAAAGAAGGCCGCCCCAGCGGCGAGGCCTTTATCGAGCTCAAAACGCCGGAGGATTTCAAGAATGCTCTTTGTAAAGATCGTAAATACATGGGACACCGATACATTGAGG TGTTCAAGTCGAACCGTAGCGAGATGGACTGGGTGCTGAAGCGTAGCGGCCCCGCCGACTACGACAGCTCCAGCGGCTGCATGCTGAGACTCCGAGGTCTGCCCTTTGGCTGCAGCAAGGAGGAGATTGTTCAGTTCTTTTCAG GGTTGAGAATCGTGCCGAATGGGATTACTCTGCCAGTGGACTACCAGGGGAGGAGCACAGGGGAAGCCTTCGTGCAGTTTGCCTCAAAGGAGATAGCAGAAAAGGCTCGGGGGAAACACAAGGAAAGGATAGGGCACAG GTACATCGAGATCTTTAAGAGCAGCCGCGTTGAGATCCGAGACTACCTGGACGAACCCCGGCGGGTGGTCGGGGCCCAGAGACCGGGGCCCTACGACAGACCCGTGATGGAGGGCCCCAGGGGGGGATACTTTGCCTCGGGTCCCAGTCGCAGCGGCTCTCTCATGGACTCCATGAGGGGCGGAGGGGGATATGGGGGAG TTTACGGGCACAGTTTTGACGGCTACAACGGATTAAGCAGCTATGGCTTTGGAAACTGCATTTTTGACGAGCGCATAAGAGAAGACCGAGGAGGAAGAG GCGGCAGTTATAGTCGTCACAATGACGGAGGCTCGAATTACaacggtggccattttgtccacATGAGGGGTTTGCCTTTCCGCACCAGCGAGATGGACATCGCTAAA TTCTTCTCACCTTTGAACCCGCTGAGAGTCCACATCGACGTCGCTCTCAACGGCAAGCTGACAGGAGAGGCCGACGTGGAATTCCGCTCCCACGAGGACGCCGTGGCTGCTATGTCCAAAGACAAGAACCACATGC AACACCGCTACATTGAGCTCTTTCTCAACTCGACAGCCAGCGAAGTGGAATCGA GTCGTGGTGGTGGTTACTATAGTAACTCAGGAGGCGGCTCTCGGAGCAGTGGACTGCGTGGCGCGTACTGA